The following coding sequences lie in one Pempheris klunzingeri isolate RE-2024b chromosome 13, fPemKlu1.hap1, whole genome shotgun sequence genomic window:
- the znf839 gene encoding zinc finger protein 839 isoform X2, with translation MADNEDDSGSTRTITAAESAGAAAQPTAAQRTKPGDSLPSAPVVQITQPSERVSVEAADQSSQPREGSQTVPGAETCQHGESVPAGSGAPLADFFQSCTEEQSILVGPEFSGLGLGPDLVNTTIIYVQPDGSLVEGSGLTAAEQQALLDQLNRQQIVQVSDTEAAQLLQQSQLVKTIPVHNTALDPSQLQQVISQVTKSQPQVHIQVPQQGPKQQIQQGLKQQKQVQVSQQNLRTTPQNNASQQLKSVAQQVALQTGSSVQVLQKKSEPVRIQIQVPPKQEVKFGSAPQQKSIAVNHPQVKLSANGGVSSAQIIHIQPVVGQQGQQFFLQQSPGDPPIQLLLQSPAPVVGSLLPLVNKLTGQTPSVGPASSLGLKPARSPIRVQTPSAVKTPLPLVKQPANGTPAAASRGPIKPPAVSVQTTTPAAARPATVAVPPAALIPVTPPAAVKDRERERKMKKREKKAVKVQTRSGRVSRPPKYKAKDYKFIKTEDLADSHQSDSDDYSDMSVEEEEGEGGRKDAPDPSTSHSLTYSHKSRSHRCQTCDKAYIGPGGLNRHYKLNPTHGEPNLPSNTPQPLKDDSQSQEMAAGGIREEEAKKKEDKPAAMATNRVDSGPAAAVGLRGIHHRGPGRPRGRGRGRGRGRGRGRSLGPPPKVTVGLVSRRGRRGRPPKLAITTVTAEQQVEKRRDRLQELVEQCEDEELMDIVLPRLTRVLSLWELLLAKVERGGPARTRFPDIYREFESLQAQVRQAAQDYIISPQGGTLPLEVRNIEVARSLGILDEVNRMKVVPGASPSSSLTNRNVRYMENSKMLPPSKRFKMENSVPVHHNGIEMPTTGGTTVTPVTLATPVTLATPVTLATPVTLATPVTMVTPVTLATSSLKPCLVSVSPLVIPAGSKLLTTTADSMSSSTSAEMPSTQAPPPVTPMEVTSDQDLDHKQNQDQGPLQKNAQVEPLPANQDQVLSTSDITAQMKELEEALGSSPETTADSKTPSSSSAQRPGSRTLDCGSMTPEPSSVRAPASSQLQQRDSPRSESGSTDPSESKELQEGQEIYIQTEGLTVQLAEPGLDRIVIVKGPDGTTMHIQTPEGVPLEAVQALLGIEASDGAKAPQ, from the exons GGACTTCTTCCAGAGCTGCACGGAGGAACAGAGCATCCTGGTGGGCCCAGAGTTCAGCGGCCTGGGCCTGGGCCCGGACCTGGTGAACACCACCATCATCTACGTGCAGCCGGACGGCAGCCTGGTGGAGGGCTCCGGGCTGACGGCTGCGGAGCAGCAGGCTCTGCTGGACCAGCTCAACAGGCAGCAGATCGTCCAGGTGTCGGACACCGAGGCCGCCCAGCTGCTCCAGCAGAGCCAACTGGTCAAAACCATCCCAGTCCACAACACGGCCCTGGACCCgagccagctgcagcaggtcatCAGCCAGGTCACCAAGTCCCAGCCGCAGGTCCACATTCAGGTCCCCCAGCAGGGTCCAAAGCAGCAGATCCAGCAGGgcctgaagcagcagaagcaggtTCAGGTCTCTCAGCAGAACCTAAGGACCACCCCTCAGAACAACGCGTCCCAGCAGCTGAAGAGCGTCGCCCAGCAGGTCGCCCTGCAGACTGGCAGCTCAGTCCAGGTGCTCCAGAAGAAG TCGGAGCCTGTCAGGATCCAGATCCAGGTTCCccccaaacaggaagtgaagtttGGCTCTGCCCCCCAGCAGAAGAGCATAGCTGTCAATCATCCACAGGTGAAGCTGTCGGCCAATGGTGGCGTGAGCAGCGCTCAGATCATCCACATCCAGCCCGTGGTCGGTCAGCAGGGTCAGCAGTTCTTCCTGCAGCAGAGTCCAGGTGACCCCCccatccagctgctgctgcagagcccTGCCCCCGTCGTCGGGTCTCTGCTCCCATTGGTCAACAAGCTCACAGGCCAGACGCCATCAGTTGGCCCCGCCTCCAGTCTGGGTCTGAAACCTGCACGGTCCCCGATTAGAGTCCAGACCCCCTCCGCCGTTAAGACCCCGCTCCCGCTAGTTAAACAACCTGCCAACGGCACGCCAGCAGCCGCCAGCAGGGGTCCCATTAAACCACCTGCAGTCTCAGTCCAGACCACCACGCCTGCGGCTGCCCGACCCGCCACAGTGGCCGTGCCCCCTGCCGCCCTGATCCCTGTGACCCCTCCAGCAGCagtgaaggacagagagagagagaggaagatgaagaagagggagaagaaggcAGTGAAGGTCCAGACCAGATCCGGCAGAGTCTCCAGACCTCCGAAATACAAAGCCAAAGACTACAAGTTCATAAAGACGGAGGACCTCGCTGACAGCCACCAGTCCGACTCCGATGACTACTCCGACATGagcgtggaggaggaggagggcgagggCGGGAGGAAGGATGCACCTGACCCCAGCACCTCCCACTCCCTTACCTACAGCCACAAGTCCCGGTCCCACCGCTGCCAGACCTGCGACAAGGCCTACATCGGTCCCGGAGGCCTGAACCGGCACTACAAACTGAACCCGACCCACGGGGAGCCCAATCTGCCCAGCAACACGCCACAACCCCTCAAAGacgacagccaatcacaggagaTGGCGGCAGGAGgcatcagagaggaggaagcgaagaagaaggaggacaaacctgctgccatggcaacaaacAGA GTGGACAGcggtccagcagcagctgtgggtCTGAGGGGCATCCACCACCGAGGCCCCGGCCGACcccgaggacgaggacgaggcAGGGGGCGGGGCCGAGGGCGGGGTCGATCACTAGGGCCGCCTCCTAAG GTGACGGTGGGCCTCGTCAGTAGGCGGGGCCGTCGCGGTCGACCTCCGAAGCTCGCCATCACCACGGTAACCGCGGAGCAGCAGGTGGAAAAAAGACGAGACAGACTGCAGGAG CTGGTGGAGCAGTGCGAGGATGAGGAGCTGATGGACATCGTTCTTCCTCGTTTGACCAGAGTGTTGAGCctgtgggagctgctgctggccaag gtggaACGCGGCGGTCCGGCTCGGACTCGGTTTCCAGACATTTACCGTGAGTTTGAGTCCCTACAGGCTCAGGTGAGACAGGCTGCTCAGGATTACATCATCAGCCCGCAAGGCGGCACTCTGCCACTGGAAGTCAGGAACATCGAG GTCGCAAGGTCCCTGGGGATCCTGGATGAGGTGAACAGGATGAAGGTGGTTCCTGGAGCGTCTCCCAGCTCCAGTCTGACCAATAGGAACGTCCGGTACATGGAG AATTCCAAGATGCTTCCACCGTCAAAGAGATTCAAGATGGAGAACAGCGTTCCAGTTCACCACAACGGCATTGAGATGCCCACAACAG GTGGGACTACAGTGACCCCTGTGACCTTGGCGACCCCTGTGACCTTGGCGACCCCTGTTACCTTGGCGACCCCTGTTACCTTGGCGACCCCTGTGACCATGGTGACCCCTGTTACCTTGGCGACCTCCTCGCTGAAGCCCTGCCtcgtctctgtgtctcctctggtGATTCCCGCTGGATCCAAGCTGCTGACCACCACGGCTGACTCGATGTCAAG CTCCACCTCTGCAGAGATGCCCTCCACCCAGGCCCCCCCCCCTGTCACGCCCATGGAGGTGACCTCAGACCAGGACCTGGACCACAAACAAAACCAGGACCAGGGGCCTCTGCAGAAAAACGCCCAGGTGGAGCCTCTCCCGGCGAACCAGGACCAGGTCCTGAGCACCAGTGACATCACAGCCCAAatgaaggagctggaggaggctttGGGTTCAAGCCCCGAGACCACTGCAGACTCCAAGACACCTAGTTCCAGCTCCGCACAGAGACCGGGGTCCAGGACTCTGGACTGTGGCTCCATGACACCTGAGCCCAGCTCGGTCCGGGCTCCTGCCTCCTCTCAGCTCCAGCAGAGGGACTCCCCCAGGTCTGAGTCTGGCTCCACAGACCCCAGTGAATccaaagagctgcaggagggTCAAGAGATCTACATCCAGACCGAGGGGCTGACGGTCCAGCTGGCAGAGCCCGGATTAGACCGGATTGTGATTGTCAAGGGGCCGGACGGGACCACCATGCACATCCAGACTCCGGAGGGGGTCCCCCTGGAGGCCGTCCAGGCCTTGTTGGGCATCGAGGCTTCGGACGGAGCCAAAGCTCCTCAATAA
- the znf839 gene encoding zinc finger protein 839 isoform X1 has translation MADNEDDSGSTRTITAAESAGAAAQPTAAQRTKPGDSLPSAPVVQITQPSERVSVEAADQSSQPREGSQTVPGAETCQHGESVPAGSGAPLADFFQSCTEEQSILVGPEFSGLGLGPDLVNTTIIYVQPDGSLVEGSGLTAAEQQALLDQLNRQQIVQVSDTEAAQLLQQSQLVKTIPVHNTALDPSQLQQVISQVTKSQPQVHIQVPQQGPKQQIQQGLKQQKQVQVSQQNLRTTPQNNASQQLKSVAQQVALQTGSSVQVLQKKSEPVRIQIQVPPKQEVKFGSAPQQKSIAVNHPQVKLSANGGVSSAQIIHIQPVVGQQGQQFFLQQSPGDPPIQLLLQSPAPVVGSLLPLVNKLTGQTPSVGPASSLGLKPARSPIRVQTPSAVKTPLPLVKQPANGTPAAASRGPIKPPAVSVQTTTPAAARPATVAVPPAALIPVTPPAAVKDRERERKMKKREKKAVKVQTRSGRVSRPPKYKAKDYKFIKTEDLADSHQSDSDDYSDMSVEEEEGEGGRKDAPDPSTSHSLTYSHKSRSHRCQTCDKAYIGPGGLNRHYKLNPTHGEPNLPSNTPQPLKDDSQSQEMAAGGIREEEAKKKEDKPAAMATNRVRHRSNQNADVEHHVSVSASTCTQVDSGPAAAVGLRGIHHRGPGRPRGRGRGRGRGRGRGRSLGPPPKVTVGLVSRRGRRGRPPKLAITTVTAEQQVEKRRDRLQELVEQCEDEELMDIVLPRLTRVLSLWELLLAKVERGGPARTRFPDIYREFESLQAQVRQAAQDYIISPQGGTLPLEVRNIEVARSLGILDEVNRMKVVPGASPSSSLTNRNVRYMENSKMLPPSKRFKMENSVPVHHNGIEMPTTGGTTVTPVTLATPVTLATPVTLATPVTLATPVTMVTPVTLATSSLKPCLVSVSPLVIPAGSKLLTTTADSMSSSTSAEMPSTQAPPPVTPMEVTSDQDLDHKQNQDQGPLQKNAQVEPLPANQDQVLSTSDITAQMKELEEALGSSPETTADSKTPSSSSAQRPGSRTLDCGSMTPEPSSVRAPASSQLQQRDSPRSESGSTDPSESKELQEGQEIYIQTEGLTVQLAEPGLDRIVIVKGPDGTTMHIQTPEGVPLEAVQALLGIEASDGAKAPQ, from the exons GGACTTCTTCCAGAGCTGCACGGAGGAACAGAGCATCCTGGTGGGCCCAGAGTTCAGCGGCCTGGGCCTGGGCCCGGACCTGGTGAACACCACCATCATCTACGTGCAGCCGGACGGCAGCCTGGTGGAGGGCTCCGGGCTGACGGCTGCGGAGCAGCAGGCTCTGCTGGACCAGCTCAACAGGCAGCAGATCGTCCAGGTGTCGGACACCGAGGCCGCCCAGCTGCTCCAGCAGAGCCAACTGGTCAAAACCATCCCAGTCCACAACACGGCCCTGGACCCgagccagctgcagcaggtcatCAGCCAGGTCACCAAGTCCCAGCCGCAGGTCCACATTCAGGTCCCCCAGCAGGGTCCAAAGCAGCAGATCCAGCAGGgcctgaagcagcagaagcaggtTCAGGTCTCTCAGCAGAACCTAAGGACCACCCCTCAGAACAACGCGTCCCAGCAGCTGAAGAGCGTCGCCCAGCAGGTCGCCCTGCAGACTGGCAGCTCAGTCCAGGTGCTCCAGAAGAAG TCGGAGCCTGTCAGGATCCAGATCCAGGTTCCccccaaacaggaagtgaagtttGGCTCTGCCCCCCAGCAGAAGAGCATAGCTGTCAATCATCCACAGGTGAAGCTGTCGGCCAATGGTGGCGTGAGCAGCGCTCAGATCATCCACATCCAGCCCGTGGTCGGTCAGCAGGGTCAGCAGTTCTTCCTGCAGCAGAGTCCAGGTGACCCCCccatccagctgctgctgcagagcccTGCCCCCGTCGTCGGGTCTCTGCTCCCATTGGTCAACAAGCTCACAGGCCAGACGCCATCAGTTGGCCCCGCCTCCAGTCTGGGTCTGAAACCTGCACGGTCCCCGATTAGAGTCCAGACCCCCTCCGCCGTTAAGACCCCGCTCCCGCTAGTTAAACAACCTGCCAACGGCACGCCAGCAGCCGCCAGCAGGGGTCCCATTAAACCACCTGCAGTCTCAGTCCAGACCACCACGCCTGCGGCTGCCCGACCCGCCACAGTGGCCGTGCCCCCTGCCGCCCTGATCCCTGTGACCCCTCCAGCAGCagtgaaggacagagagagagagaggaagatgaagaagagggagaagaaggcAGTGAAGGTCCAGACCAGATCCGGCAGAGTCTCCAGACCTCCGAAATACAAAGCCAAAGACTACAAGTTCATAAAGACGGAGGACCTCGCTGACAGCCACCAGTCCGACTCCGATGACTACTCCGACATGagcgtggaggaggaggagggcgagggCGGGAGGAAGGATGCACCTGACCCCAGCACCTCCCACTCCCTTACCTACAGCCACAAGTCCCGGTCCCACCGCTGCCAGACCTGCGACAAGGCCTACATCGGTCCCGGAGGCCTGAACCGGCACTACAAACTGAACCCGACCCACGGGGAGCCCAATCTGCCCAGCAACACGCCACAACCCCTCAAAGacgacagccaatcacaggagaTGGCGGCAGGAGgcatcagagaggaggaagcgaagaagaaggaggacaaacctgctgccatggcaacaaacAGAGTAAGACACAGATCCAATCAGAACGCAGATGTGGAGCaccatgtttctgtttcagcctccacctgcacacag GTGGACAGcggtccagcagcagctgtgggtCTGAGGGGCATCCACCACCGAGGCCCCGGCCGACcccgaggacgaggacgaggcAGGGGGCGGGGCCGAGGGCGGGGTCGATCACTAGGGCCGCCTCCTAAG GTGACGGTGGGCCTCGTCAGTAGGCGGGGCCGTCGCGGTCGACCTCCGAAGCTCGCCATCACCACGGTAACCGCGGAGCAGCAGGTGGAAAAAAGACGAGACAGACTGCAGGAG CTGGTGGAGCAGTGCGAGGATGAGGAGCTGATGGACATCGTTCTTCCTCGTTTGACCAGAGTGTTGAGCctgtgggagctgctgctggccaag gtggaACGCGGCGGTCCGGCTCGGACTCGGTTTCCAGACATTTACCGTGAGTTTGAGTCCCTACAGGCTCAGGTGAGACAGGCTGCTCAGGATTACATCATCAGCCCGCAAGGCGGCACTCTGCCACTGGAAGTCAGGAACATCGAG GTCGCAAGGTCCCTGGGGATCCTGGATGAGGTGAACAGGATGAAGGTGGTTCCTGGAGCGTCTCCCAGCTCCAGTCTGACCAATAGGAACGTCCGGTACATGGAG AATTCCAAGATGCTTCCACCGTCAAAGAGATTCAAGATGGAGAACAGCGTTCCAGTTCACCACAACGGCATTGAGATGCCCACAACAG GTGGGACTACAGTGACCCCTGTGACCTTGGCGACCCCTGTGACCTTGGCGACCCCTGTTACCTTGGCGACCCCTGTTACCTTGGCGACCCCTGTGACCATGGTGACCCCTGTTACCTTGGCGACCTCCTCGCTGAAGCCCTGCCtcgtctctgtgtctcctctggtGATTCCCGCTGGATCCAAGCTGCTGACCACCACGGCTGACTCGATGTCAAG CTCCACCTCTGCAGAGATGCCCTCCACCCAGGCCCCCCCCCCTGTCACGCCCATGGAGGTGACCTCAGACCAGGACCTGGACCACAAACAAAACCAGGACCAGGGGCCTCTGCAGAAAAACGCCCAGGTGGAGCCTCTCCCGGCGAACCAGGACCAGGTCCTGAGCACCAGTGACATCACAGCCCAAatgaaggagctggaggaggctttGGGTTCAAGCCCCGAGACCACTGCAGACTCCAAGACACCTAGTTCCAGCTCCGCACAGAGACCGGGGTCCAGGACTCTGGACTGTGGCTCCATGACACCTGAGCCCAGCTCGGTCCGGGCTCCTGCCTCCTCTCAGCTCCAGCAGAGGGACTCCCCCAGGTCTGAGTCTGGCTCCACAGACCCCAGTGAATccaaagagctgcaggagggTCAAGAGATCTACATCCAGACCGAGGGGCTGACGGTCCAGCTGGCAGAGCCCGGATTAGACCGGATTGTGATTGTCAAGGGGCCGGACGGGACCACCATGCACATCCAGACTCCGGAGGGGGTCCCCCTGGAGGCCGTCCAGGCCTTGTTGGGCATCGAGGCTTCGGACGGAGCCAAAGCTCCTCAATAA